Part of the Corynebacterium canis genome is shown below.
GAAATCCTAGAACCCGCGGTTCGCAACAATAAGCTGCGATTTGTTACCGGCCCGGCACCGCAAGAACTGGCAACCAGCGATGTCATTTTCATTGCGGTTGGCACGCCGCAATCCAAGGACAGCCCAGCGGCGGACCTCACCTACCTCGAAGCTGCATTCAAATCGGTTTTCGATGCCATGCCTACCGAAACCAGCGCCGTCATCGTTGGCAAATCCACCGTCCCGGTCGGCACCGCCGAACGATTCGCCCGCCAATGCGCCGAACGCGGCCTCACCCTGGTGTGGAACCCCGAATTCCTGCGCGAAGGTTTCGCGGTGGAAGACACCCTGCACCCAGACCGCATCGTTTACGGCCTGGCCGCAGATGAAACCTCCGCGCGCCACGGTGAATCCGCGCTCGACGCTGTGTACGAACGCATCTTGGCCGAAGGGATGCCAAAGCTGGTCACAAACTACCCCACCGCGGAGCTCGTCAAGGTCGCGGCGAATTCGTTCCTGGCCACCAAGATCAGCTTCATTAATGCGATGGCGGAATTGTGCGAGGCCACCGGTGGCGATGTCACCCAGCTCGCCCAGGCGCTCGGCCATGACGATCGGATCGGACACAAGTTCCTGCGCGCCGGCATCGGTTTCGGCGGCGGGTGCTTGCCCAAGGATATCCGCGCTTTCGTGGCACGGGCCGAAGAACTAGGTGTCCACGAGGCGGTGACGTTTTTGAAAGAGGTGGATTCGATCAACCAACGCCGCCGAGACCGCGTCGTCGCCGAGGCCAAACGCACATTCGATGGCGATGTCGAGGGTGCAAAGATTACGGTGCTCGGCGCCGCCTTTAAACCTAATAGCGACGATATCCGCGACTCCCCCGCGCTAGAAATCGCGCAACGCTTGCACAATCTGGGCGCGAAAATCACGGTGTGCGACCCAAAGGCTTTGGAATCCACGAACCGCGCTTACCCGGATTTGCACACCGAGGCCGATATCGCGACGGCGCTCACCGGCGCTGAGCTTGTGCTGCTGCTCACAGAATGGAAAGAGTTTTTGGCGCTGGACCCGGCGTCCACCGCAACCCTGGTCAAAGAGCCCGTGATCATTGACGGCCGCAATGCGCTGAACCCCAAGCGGTGGCGCGCCGCCGGCTGGGCGTATTCCGGGCTCGGCCGCTAAGCGGGGCTCATGCGCTGGCTCATCACCTGGGTGATACCGTCGCCGCGCATGGTCACACCGTAGAGCACGTTCGCCACTTCCATCGTCGGTTTCTGGTGCGTAATCACAATTAGTTGCGAATCCTTCCGCAGCTCCCGAAACAGGTCCAGCAGCCGACGAAGGTTGACGTCATCGAGCGCCGCCTCGACCTCATCCATGACGTAAAACGGGCTCGGGCGCGCCTGGAAAATCGCCACCAGCATGGCCAGCGCGGTCAGCGATTTCTCGCCGCCGGAAAGCAGTGACAGGCGCTTGACCTTTTTCCCCGGCGGACGCGCCTCGACCTCAATGCCGGTGGTGAGCATGTCCTCCGGCTCCGTCAGCACCAATCGCCCTTCCCCACCTGGGAACAACGTCGCAAACACATGCGGAAATTGCTTTTCGACGTCGCGCCAAGCCTCCGTGAACAGTTGCAAGATCTTCGCGTCTACCTCGGTAATTACATCCGAAAGGTCTTTCCTTGCCTGTTGCACATCGGCGAGCTGCCCGGCCAAATATTCGTAGCGCTCCTCCAGCGCGGTGAATTCCTCCAGCGCGAGCGGATTCACCTTACCCAATGCCGCTAGATCCCGTTCGGCTTGCCGCAATCGCTTGGTTTCCGCCGCGCGATCGAACGTTTCATCGGGGGCGTAATCGCGCCGGATCACCTCCGCTGGCAGACCCAATTGCTCGGTAAGCTTCGCCTCCGCCTCCTCAATGCGCACCTGCGCCTGGTGCCTAGCAATGTCCGTGGCGTGCGCATTATCGGTTAGTCTGCCCAATTGCTCGCGCCGCGAATTCACCTCTTCGTTCGCGCGTGACAATAACCCTTGAAGGTGGTTGCGCCGCGCCACCAATTCATCCCGGGACAGCGCAGCACGGGCGGTCGCGTCCGCCACCCGAACCCGGATTTCGGCCGCACATTCGGCTACGGTTGCGGCGAGTTTCGCCTGCTTGCGGCGGCGCTCCATCTGCTCTTCGTGCCGCGCCTTATTCAAACGTTCTTGCGCGGCCTGCCTACGCAGATTATCGGCCTGACCGCGCGACACGCCAGCCCGTTCCTCCGCCGTGCGCAGCGTCAGGCACGCCTCCATTTCCATGGCGCGAAGCTGGCTCAGCGTGGCCGCCGCCGCGTCGCGAGCCTCAGTGGAAGGTTCCTCATCCGCATGTTGATCCACCCGCGCCAACCGGTCTCGAATCTGCGCCAATTGGTCTTTTAGCTGGTCCAGGCGTTCCGTCGCCTGCTGCACGTGTTCCATCGCGCGCTTACGTTCGCCCTGAATGGCGTCGACATGAGCTTGCGCGCGGCGGGCCTCTCTCCCCACCGATTTGCATTCCACATCGTGATCTCGCAGCGCCGCCTGCGCGCTGGCCGCCGCGATTTGCGCCTCGTTGGCCGCCGTGGTGGCACCTTCGAGCGTTCCGGAAAGCGCCACAGACTCCTCATGCAAACTTTCGAGCGCCTCGGCGGCTCGGGCGATATCCACGCCGATTTCCACGGCGGTTGCCGCGCCCCGCCCAAAGGCCATCCAACCTTCGCCAAAAAGTTCGCCGTTCGTAGTCACAGCGCGCAGCCGCGGATCCGCAACCACCACCGCCTGGGCCTGCGCGACCTCCGGCACCACCACCACATCCGCAAGCAAACGCGTGATCGGACCAACGATCCCCGCATCAAGCCGAATAACATCCAGCAGCCAACGCGCCCCGCTGGGTAATTGCGCCTCCAAACGCCAACTCGCGGCCGGCGAAGCCGCAACCACCACCGTCCGCGCCACCTCCGCGGATGCGAGCTTTTCCGCATCGAAATCTTCTACGAATAGCGCATGGGCGTGGGCACCCAATGCGGCAGACACGGCGGTGGCATATCCCTCATCGACGCTGATCGCATCGACCACGGCCGAGGTATCCGCAAGCAATTCGCCAACATCCGCCGCTGGGAGTGAATCAATCAGCGTTTCGCGGCGCGCTTCCAAGCGCGCAATGCCCGTCTCAATCTCCCGATTCCGCGCCGAAAGTTCGTTCAAACGCGCGGCGGCCGCTTGGGATTCCGATTGCGCGGTTTCTGCGCGCGCCGCCAACGAAGTCCGAGCGTAATGCATTTCCTGCAGCCGCTCTTGCATGGTGCGCGCCTCAAGCTGCGCAGCATCCACCCGCGCCAAGGAGGCTTCCAAAGTCTCGGTTTGGCGGGCGATATCCGCCTCAACGGCCTCGATCTGGGCGGTTTGAGATTCTTCCGCAGCGACCAAACGCACCACCCCCTCACGCCGATCGGCACGCGCCCGAACCTGCGCCATGTGCTCACGATCGGCTTCCCGTGCGATCTCCTCGTGCTCCAACACCTGTTCGCGTACGGCGTCAAGGCGTTCGCGAGCCACCTCGACAGCCTGATCTAAATTTGCCTGTTCGGCCTCCGCGCGATCCGCCCTTCGCTCCAACGCATCCGCATCTTGCCCGGCGTATGGAACCTCCACCACAGCGCTGGCGCGATCTTGGGCAATACGTTCGGTTGCTACGATGCGTTCCGCAAGCGCGGACAATTCAAACCACAACGCTTGCGCAACCTCGGCCTCTGGGGTGACCTGGGCCAATTGCGACTCCAAACCCTGTTGCACGCGGCTATGCTCTTCCAGTTCTTCGCTGAGTTTTGCCACCTGAGCTGCGCTGCGTTCGGCAAGGCGATGGGCGTCGTCACGCTCGGTAGCAAGACGCACTAAGCGGTCCCCGGCGAGGCGGAGGCGGGCGTCGCGAAGCTCGGCCTGGACGGTAGCGGCACGTTGCGCGGCCTCGGCCTGACGCGCGAGGGGCTTGAGCTGGCGTTTTAACTCTTCGGTAAGGTCGGTAAGCCGGTCTAAGTTGGCCTGCATGCCCACGAGTTTGCGCTGCGCCTTCTCCTTGCGGCGACGATGCTTCAATACGCCGGCAGCTTCCTCGATAAAGGCGCGACGCTCCTCGGGGCGCGATTCCAATATTTGTGCGAGACGTCCCTGCCCCACGATGATGTGCATTTCCCGGCCAATGCCGGAATCGCTAAGCAGCTCTTGAATATCCATAAGCCGGGCGCGGGAACCATTAATTTCGTACTCACTTGCGCCATCGCGGAACATGCGGCGCGTGACGGAAACCTCCGTATATTCGATAGGCAATGCGCCGTCAGAATTATCTATTGTCAACGTCACTTCGGCCCGGCCAAGCGGTTTCCGATCCCCCGCCCCGGCGAAAATCACGTCCTCCATTTTGCCGCCGCGCAAAGTCTTGGCGCCCTGCTCCCCCATCACCCAAGCCAGCGCATCCACCACATTCGACTTGCCCGAACCGTTCGGCCCCACCACCGCACAAATACCCGGCTCGAATTTCAGGGTCGTCGCAGACGCAAAAGACTTAAAACCCTTGAGCGTCAACGATTTCAAATGCACCCGGGCAGTGTAACGCACATTTGCAATCCGCCCGGTGAGCGGCTCGCAGGTAGCATGAAAGCATGTCCAATACAGCATTTCTTGTGCAAGGGCGGGCGGTTCTCCTCGACATGGACGGCACGCTGGTCGATTCCACCGCCGTGGTTGAAGAACTCTGGATTGAATTCGCCCATGAGTTCGGCCTCGATCCGGATGAAATCTTGCGATTTTCACACGGACGCCCCTCCGCCGCAACCTACAAACACTTCGTGCCGCACCTTTCCGCAGAAGAGCGCAAACGCCTCGAAGTAGCACGCACCGAGCAAGAAATGATCCAACTCGACGGCGTAGTGGAAATTCCCGGGGCGCGGGCATTTATCGAACAACTTCGCGCATTGCAGGTGCCACATGCGCTCGTCACCAGTGCGCCGCTGGAATTGGCGCGCGTGCGGATGGCGGCGGCGCAAGTAGCAGTACCCGATGTGGTGATTCCCGCTGATCAAATCACCAAAGGAAAACCTGACCCGCAGGGCTACCTCAAGGCGGCGGCCGCACTCAATGTAGCGCCGGAAGACACGGTGGTGTTTGAAGACGCCGCGGCAGGCATCGCGGCCGGCGAAGCTGCCGGTGCACAAGTGGTAATCGTGGGAAACACATTGCCTTACGAGGAAACCGCTCACCCGCGCATCGCGGATTATCGAAACCTGCAGGTGCGGCGTTCCGGCGACGGCACGGTGAACATTGAAGCGGCCTAGTGAAGGGCCGGGTCAAGTCTCGGCCCTAGTGCACATCGAAGCCGCTTAAAGAGGGCACGTCGCATACGTACCCGCATAACCCCGCCGCGTCAGATCTGCCTGGTTTTCTGCCGTGGCAAATGTGCCTGAGGCAGATGTAACACGGCCGTTTCGCGTTCCTGCGGAAACACCACCGCGCGCCGACCGGCGTGTTGAATCTGCCTGAGGCAGATATAGCGCGGCGGTTGCGCGGAAAATTCCGGCCTTCAACTCACCACATCACCTGGCGTGGTGTGGAGGATCTGCCTGGTTTTCTGCCATGGCAGATGTGCCTGAGGCAGATCTGTCGCAGGCGCATTTCCCCAGGAAAATCCGCTTCGCAAGCCAAGCAGATCCAGCGCGGCCAGGCAGATCGTACATTGCCGAAGAGCGGCCAGGCAGATTGTACGTGGCTTTGTGGTGCGGGTTCCGGTGGTTCACAATCGATGTCGTTGCAACGTGTTCGAGGCGGCCGTAACCAATCGCGCGCAACAGTGCGTCAGCCTCCAGCGGCCTTTTGTTGGAGTGGTGTGGAGGATCTGCCTGGTTTTCTGCCGTTGCAAATGTGCCTGAGGCAGATATAACACGGCCGTTTCGCGTTCCTGCGGAAACACCACCACGCGACGACCGGCGTGTCGAATCTGCCTGAGCATGGAACATCGTCGGCCATGAGCGCGGAAAATTCCGGCCTCCACCTCGCCACTTCACCCGGTGTGGTGTGGAGGATCTGCCTGCATTTCCACCCGCGTCAGATCTGCCTGAGGCAGATTCATCGCGGCCGCATTTCCCCAGGAAAACTCGGCCCAAAAACCAGGCAGATCCCGCGCGGCCAGGCAGATGTGACGAGGCAGGACAGCAACCAGGCAGATTGTTCGTGGCCGGGGAAAGCGGGCGCTTCAACTACGGGCAGCTGCTGGGTGCTGCGGGCAGACGGCAGTGGCGGGGCAGGCGCGGCGTGAGAATGGGCCGGGGTTCGCCGGGTTTCGGGCTCACCGAAGAGTGTTGAGCTTCACCGTGCCGGTTGTAAGGGGTGTGGTGGGCGCGCAGCAACAAGGCGGATCGGCGACCACGCCAAGATAGCTGGGGTGCAGAGAACGATCGCCGTGAGAAATCTGCCGTTCGGATTCGGCCGTGAGTATTCAGCCGTGAGGATTCGGCCGTTAGGGTTCGGCGTCAGGATTCGCCGTTTGGTGGTTGTGTGGTGTTGGTTTCGGCGCGGTGGATGGCGCGGCGCAGGGTGGTGATCAGTTCGCGGGGTTGTTGCAGCAGCCCGTGGGTGATACGTAGTGGTTCCCACCCGAGTTCGCGTAGCCGGATCAACACCTTGGCATCGTAGTCACGTTGGCTACGTTGAAGGTGGTGAGCACCGTCGTAGAACAAACCAACACGAATATCGGGCCAGCCGGAATCAAGCACGGTCAGCAGGGGTGTGCCATCGTCTGCCAGCGCACCGGAGTTATAGATCGGGATTTGCACCTCCAGGTGTTGGCGCAGCTGCTCGGCAATCAGGCGTAGTACGGTTTCCGGGGGCGACTGCGCCCCGGTGCGGGACAGGTTCAGCAGTTTTTTCAGCTGGCGGGCGCTGAAAATATTCCGCGCGATGTCACGCACCAGCTGAAAGTTCAATGTGGTGCATGCGCGCAGCGCGTCAATCAACTGGATGGCGCGGACTTCCCAGTTGGCAAGGTTGGGTACTTGGTAGACCCACCAGGAGTGGCGGTCGCGCTGCAGATCAATCAGGCAATCCACCAGGGCGTATTCGGGGGCGACGACCTGCATGCCGGGTAGTTCCTGATCCGGTGTCCACACCCTGGTGCCTGGCCGCAGTCTGCGGCGGGTGGCGTCGAACACGCTGTGGCTGCGTTGGAAATTACTGGCCACATGCACGGTGATGTGGGCATCATCCACCCAGTACTTCAAACCGGCATAAGCTGCGGCGGCCCAGCCGCCGATAATGACATTCGGGGTTTGGGTGAAATGCGCCCGGGCCCGCAACATGATCGGGGCAGCAAACCCGAGGCGCTGCGGGTGATACCGCGAACCCCACTCCACCTCCCGGGAAGCACGACAATACCCACGCGGCATCGCAAGCCGGCGAGTGATGTTGATGAAAGAGGTGTCAAGCAGTTTGGTGCGACGCTGAAACAAACCCATAGCACCAGTGATAACCCCAAAACAGCACAAAACCCAGGGGTTTCCCCGCACACACCCCACCAACCTGTGGATAACCCCAAACAATCCACAGGCACGTAGGGTTCCAGCGGCAACAAGGTGGCGCCCGGCGAAGCGAAGGGGTATAATGCCGTCCGCAGCGGGGGCAGTGTGCTTGTTCGCTCAAACAGGCCCCGTAAAAAGACTCTCCAAGGTATCACCTATAAGTGGATAAATGAACGTTCGTTTTGGGGGTGGAATTACAAGTTTAGATTGCCCCCAATCGGACATTGTTACCAGAATTGAACTCAATTTTGGTAAGTGTGTTTCATACTGTTTGAAGCCGTGAAAGGAGTCAGTATGAAACCGGTAAAATTATCGCGTTCGCAGCGTGTATTGGTATCAATACTTTTGCTATTTTCAATATGTATCACATGCGGTGAAGTTCCGCCCGCAGCAGCACAAGACTCGATATCTAAGGAAGTTGAACAGGTAGCAAGTTTTGACGAAGAGCGTGCGATCGCGGTGCGGCAAGCTGCTGAACTTGTTGCTGGCACCAGTTGGCGTCCCGCCAAAAACCCTAAGCACTCAATTTCTCCAAGGGAAATGCGATCGGATACCAAAGTAATCCCCGGCGAGTTAACGCGGGAGTTCCAATGAGAAAATTCTGGTACCCCGT
Proteins encoded:
- a CDS encoding UDP-glucose dehydrogenase family protein encodes the protein MKISVIGCGYLGAVHAACMASLGHDVVGIDTDADKVATLSSGRTPFYEPGLAEILEPAVRNNKLRFVTGPAPQELATSDVIFIAVGTPQSKDSPAADLTYLEAAFKSVFDAMPTETSAVIVGKSTVPVGTAERFARQCAERGLTLVWNPEFLREGFAVEDTLHPDRIVYGLAADETSARHGESALDAVYERILAEGMPKLVTNYPTAELVKVAANSFLATKISFINAMAELCEATGGDVTQLAQALGHDDRIGHKFLRAGIGFGGGCLPKDIRAFVARAEELGVHEAVTFLKEVDSINQRRRDRVVAEAKRTFDGDVEGAKITVLGAAFKPNSDDIRDSPALEIAQRLHNLGAKITVCDPKALESTNRAYPDLHTEADIATALTGAELVLLLTEWKEFLALDPASTATLVKEPVIIDGRNALNPKRWRAAGWAYSGLGR
- the smc gene encoding chromosome segregation protein SMC — its product is MHLKSLTLKGFKSFASATTLKFEPGICAVVGPNGSGKSNVVDALAWVMGEQGAKTLRGGKMEDVIFAGAGDRKPLGRAEVTLTIDNSDGALPIEYTEVSVTRRMFRDGASEYEINGSRARLMDIQELLSDSGIGREMHIIVGQGRLAQILESRPEERRAFIEEAAGVLKHRRRKEKAQRKLVGMQANLDRLTDLTEELKRQLKPLARQAEAAQRAATVQAELRDARLRLAGDRLVRLATERDDAHRLAERSAAQVAKLSEELEEHSRVQQGLESQLAQVTPEAEVAQALWFELSALAERIVATERIAQDRASAVVEVPYAGQDADALERRADRAEAEQANLDQAVEVARERLDAVREQVLEHEEIAREADREHMAQVRARADRREGVVRLVAAEESQTAQIEAVEADIARQTETLEASLARVDAAQLEARTMQERLQEMHYARTSLAARAETAQSESQAAAARLNELSARNREIETGIARLEARRETLIDSLPAADVGELLADTSAVVDAISVDEGYATAVSAALGAHAHALFVEDFDAEKLASAEVARTVVVAASPAASWRLEAQLPSGARWLLDVIRLDAGIVGPITRLLADVVVVPEVAQAQAVVVADPRLRAVTTNGELFGEGWMAFGRGAATAVEIGVDIARAAEALESLHEESVALSGTLEGATTAANEAQIAAASAQAALRDHDVECKSVGREARRAQAHVDAIQGERKRAMEHVQQATERLDQLKDQLAQIRDRLARVDQHADEEPSTEARDAAAATLSQLRAMEMEACLTLRTAEERAGVSRGQADNLRRQAAQERLNKARHEEQMERRRKQAKLAATVAECAAEIRVRVADATARAALSRDELVARRNHLQGLLSRANEEVNSRREQLGRLTDNAHATDIARHQAQVRIEEAEAKLTEQLGLPAEVIRRDYAPDETFDRAAETKRLRQAERDLAALGKVNPLALEEFTALEERYEYLAGQLADVQQARKDLSDVITEVDAKILQLFTEAWRDVEKQFPHVFATLFPGGEGRLVLTEPEDMLTTGIEVEARPPGKKVKRLSLLSGGEKSLTALAMLVAIFQARPSPFYVMDEVEAALDDVNLRRLLDLFRELRKDSQLIVITHQKPTMEVANVLYGVTMRGDGITQVMSQRMSPA
- a CDS encoding HAD-IA family hydrolase → MSNTAFLVQGRAVLLDMDGTLVDSTAVVEELWIEFAHEFGLDPDEILRFSHGRPSAATYKHFVPHLSAEERKRLEVARTEQEMIQLDGVVEIPGARAFIEQLRALQVPHALVTSAPLELARVRMAAAQVAVPDVVIPADQITKGKPDPQGYLKAAAALNVAPEDTVVFEDAAAGIAAGEAAGAQVVIVGNTLPYEETAHPRIADYRNLQVRRSGDGTVNIEAA